From a region of the Rhodospirillales bacterium genome:
- the sugE gene encoding quaternary ammonium compound efflux SMR transporter SugE, protein MAWIALFFAGLFEIGWAVGLKYTEGFTRLAPSALTIAAMVASLWLLAVALKSLPLGTSYAVWTGIGTVGTAVLGIVLFGESTDPLRLLCIGLIVIGIAGLKVVTPG, encoded by the coding sequence ATGGCTTGGATCGCGTTGTTTTTCGCGGGCCTGTTCGAGATCGGCTGGGCGGTGGGCCTCAAGTATACGGAGGGGTTCACCCGCCTCGCGCCCTCGGCGCTGACGATCGCGGCGATGGTCGCGAGCCTTTGGCTGCTCGCGGTCGCCCTCAAAAGCCTGCCGCTCGGCACCTCGTACGCGGTTTGGACCGGCATCGGCACGGTGGGTACCGCCGTCCTCGGCATTGTCCTGTTCGGCGAATCGACCGACCCATTGCGACTTCTTTGCATCGGCCTGATCGTTATCGGTATTGCGGGCCTCAAGGTCGTGACGCCCGGATGA
- a CDS encoding NifU family protein gives MFIQTEVTPNPATLKFLPGCAVMPGGGTANFVNAAEAGRSPLASRLFDLEGVAGVFLGADFVTVTKEGRMDWDAIKPQILGALMDHFASGKPAVEGAAAAAAAADDPVVAQIKELLDTRVRPAVAQDGGDIIFRRFENGVVYLHMQGSCSGCPSSTATLKHGIENMLRHYIPEVSEVRAAE, from the coding sequence ATGTTCATCCAGACCGAAGTCACGCCCAACCCCGCGACGCTCAAGTTCCTGCCCGGATGCGCGGTCATGCCGGGCGGCGGAACGGCCAACTTCGTCAACGCGGCCGAAGCCGGGCGCTCGCCGCTGGCGAGCCGCCTGTTCGATCTCGAGGGCGTCGCCGGCGTGTTCCTGGGCGCGGATTTCGTTACCGTGACCAAGGAAGGGCGCATGGATTGGGACGCGATCAAGCCCCAGATCCTCGGCGCCCTGATGGACCACTTCGCCTCGGGCAAGCCCGCGGTCGAGGGCGCCGCCGCCGCCGCCGCCGCGGCCGACGATCCGGTCGTCGCCCAGATCAAGGAACTGCTCGACACCCGGGTGCGCCCGGCGGTCGCCCAGGACGGCGGCGACATCATCTTCCGGCGCTTCGAGAACGGCGTCGTCTATCTGCACATGCAGGGCTCGTGCTCGGGCTGCCCGAGCTCGACCGCGACCTTGAAGCACGGGATCGAGAACATGCTCCGCCACTACATCCCCGAGGTTTCGGAAGTCCGCGCCGCGGAGTAG